The Cololabis saira isolate AMF1-May2022 chromosome 20, fColSai1.1, whole genome shotgun sequence genome includes a window with the following:
- the LOC133420668 gene encoding radial spoke head protein 9 homolog — protein sequence MDSSSLCRDLDLVAGNGCILTVEQRAALQVSLVSLKKNHKFTRVLFWGKILGLERDYFIAQGRGEHEMRDRKNLYSLNCMDWVLLPTVTDSMIKEVSGAANRRFKGDPSYVDHTKVTEEKRLAVTVHCIDEDVSVVPRGAFIRRPNGLVQINRSFGGLSDSEAHRLENFVHFSKPKGFKKSIPAADFLDTIDDDIPKGSWSLQFEGVGKVCVLRSLLWLGLTFYHVPMTPQHGYIYMGDGIKNVDLPFML from the exons ATGGACTCGTCTTCACTGTGCCGTGATCTGGACCTTGTTGCCGGCAATGGGTGCATTTTAACCGTTGAGCAAAGAGCAGCCCTTCAGGTTTCCCTGGTGAGTCTCAAGAAAAACCACAAGTTCACCAGAGTCTTGTTTTGGGGCAAAATATTAGGATTGGAGCGCGACTACTTCATTGCACAGGGAAGAGGAGAACATGAGATGAGAGACAGAAAGAACCTGTACAG TTTGAACTGCATGGACTGGGTCCTGCTCCCTACTGTCACAGACTCCATGATCAAGGAAGTTTCTGGAGCTGCTAACCGTCGCTTCAAAGGAGACCCTTCATATGTGGATCAC ACCAAGGTGACTGAGGAGAAGAGGCTGGCAGTGACAGTTCATTGCATCGATGAAGACGTGTCTGTGGTTCCTCGAGGTGCCTTCATCAGGAGGCCAAATGGCCTTGTCCAGATCAACCGCAGCTTTGGTG GTCTCTCTGACTCAGAAGCACATAGGCTTGAAAATTTTGTGCACTTTAGCAAACCAAAGGGTTTCAAGAAATCGATCCCAGCGGCTGACTTTCTGGATACCATAGATGATGACATTCCCAAAG GATCATGGAGTCTTCAGTTTGAGGGTGTGGGTAAAGTATGTGTGCTGCGCAGCCTTCTGTGGCTTGGACTGACCTTCTACCATGTGCCAATGACTCCGCAGCACGGCTACATCTACATGGGAGATGGGATCAAAAATGTAGACCTTCCCTTCATGCTGTGA